In Nicotiana tabacum cultivar K326 chromosome 11, ASM71507v2, whole genome shotgun sequence, a single window of DNA contains:
- the LOC107785841 gene encoding uncharacterized protein LOC107785841, translating to MGACATKPKELKGEAPEAAPDSVTAVEVTAKDVTVVAEEEVKKEVEVGADDDAEKRRSLSNLFKQNEEVKGSEQVKEEASEITLASEPSEAKPEEVEKVVDAPVRTETEKALEVVSTIEAPKAETSEEKKIEEVKSETKTPAEKKVDEVTVAVETPAEKKIEEVTVAVETPAEKKMEEAPAATEAQKSEVPVETKAEEKPVATEAPKSEAPLETKAEEKPVAEKTVIEEKKSA from the exons ATGGGAGCGTGTGCGACGAAGCCAAAGGAGTTGAAAGGAGAGGCGCCGGAAGCCGCACCGGATAGTGTTACGGCGGTGGAAGTGACGGCGAAGGATGTGACTGTGGTGGCGGAAGAAGAAGTGAAGAAGGAAGTAGAAGTTGGTGCAGATGATGATGCTGAGAAACGCCGATCTCTCTCTAACTTGTTCAAGCAg AATGAAGAAGTTAAGGGATCGGAGCAAGTGAAAGAGGAGGCATCTGAGATAACACTAGCTTCCGAACCATCAGAAGCCAAGCCAGAAGAAGTTGAGAAGGTTGTTGATGCTCCTGTAAGGACCGAGACAGAAAAAGCTCTAGAAGTGGTATCCACAATAGAGGCCCCCAAGGCGGAAACTTCTGAGGAGAAgaagatagaggaagtaaaatcAGAAACCAAGACTCCTGCTGAGAAGAAAGTAGACGAAGTAACAGTGGCAGTAGAGACTCCTGCCGAGAAGAAAATAGAGGAAGTAACAGTGGCAGTTGAGACTCCTGCAGAGAAGAAAATGGAAGAGGCACCAGCTGCAACAGAGGCTCAAAAATCTGAAGTTCCGGTGGAGACGAAAGCAGAAGAAAAACCAGTTGCCACAGAGGCTCCAAAATCTGAAGCTCCACTGGAGACGAAAGCAGAAGAAAAACCAGTTGCAGAGAAAACTGTAATAGAAGAAAAGAAGTCGGCCTAG